DNA sequence from the Sporolituus thermophilus DSM 23256 genome:
GTATACTGCTTGTCCCGTTTCGGGGTAGTATGCCTCATATTCAGTAAGGTCGGAGCGTCGCTGCTTAACTGTACCCCGCTTAATTTCGCGTGAAATCGTACTTGGATGACGGCCAAGTTGCCGTGCTATATAGCGTATTGAGCGCTTCTCACCCAAAAGTGCTTTGATAATTCCGCGCTCATAGGCATTTAGGTGTTCAAAAGACCGTGCAGATGTGGTACACTGTTCTTGGACTTCCATGGCAGAACCCTCCTGTATGGTTTGGATTGAGTCCCCTCATCATACCGGAATTCTACGTGGGAGTCCTTTTTTCATCTTTTGCTGTTGCATTTCATTTTACAATGAACCTATTAGATTTTACCCAAACAGCGATGGGAGGAAGACTCCTCAAGAAATGGCTGGAATATCCTCTGCTTTCCGTCCATGAAATTATCCGCCGCCAAGATGCGGTTGACGAATTGCTCACGAACCCGGGGGTTCGACAAGTACTGCAGGAGACGTTGGGTCATATCTACGACCTCGAACGTATCGTTACCAGGGCTGAGGTGGGAACAGCAAACGGCCGGGATTTGATTGCCCTAAAACAGTCATTAAGTAGTTTACCGACGATTAAA
Encoded proteins:
- a CDS encoding helix-turn-helix domain-containing protein → MEVQEQCTTSARSFEHLNAYERGIIKALLGEKRSIRYIARQLGRHPSTISREIKRGTVKQRRSDLTEYEAYYPETGQAVY